In the genome of Salinispirillum sp. LH 10-3-1, one region contains:
- the yegQ gene encoding tRNA 5-hydroxyuridine modification protein YegQ: MSFRPELLSPAGTLRNMRYALAYGADAVYAGQPRYSLRVRENDFDLENLRLGIAEAHAQGKKFYVASNIAPHNAKVNTYFRDIAPVMEMRPDALIMSDPGLIMMVREEWPDMPIHLSVQANAVNYAAVKFWHRQGIERVILSRELSLDEIEEIRQKVPEMELEVFVHGALCIAYSGRCLLSGYLNRRDPNQGTCTNACRWEYKTHEGRTDITGDVVPRDASIWTPAQNKIASDSVDSSTGINPVLGEGLPVDGVYLLEDPNRPGELMPAWEDEHGTYIMNSRDLRAIQHVKRLTEMGVHSLKIEGRTKSHYYVARTAQTYRQAIEDAVAGRDFNPSLLHDLDNLANRGYTEGFYRRHTHDSYQNYDQGRSMSTQQQFVGEALGIDNGRLVIKAKNKFSRGDVLELMTPEGNVRFALEDVRLQKNGKDLDVVPGSDYMVTVALPVSLSASAGEFGLLMRDL, translated from the coding sequence ATGTCGTTCCGTCCTGAATTGCTTTCACCTGCCGGTACCTTGCGCAACATGCGCTATGCGCTGGCCTATGGGGCAGATGCGGTTTATGCCGGACAGCCACGCTACAGCTTGCGTGTGCGTGAAAATGACTTCGACCTCGAAAATCTGCGTCTTGGTATTGCAGAAGCACACGCCCAAGGTAAAAAATTCTATGTGGCCAGTAACATTGCGCCGCACAACGCCAAGGTAAACACTTATTTTCGCGATATCGCGCCAGTAATGGAAATGCGGCCTGACGCGCTGATCATGTCTGATCCTGGCTTGATCATGATGGTGCGGGAAGAATGGCCTGATATGCCCATTCATTTGTCGGTGCAAGCGAATGCAGTCAACTATGCCGCGGTTAAGTTTTGGCATCGTCAAGGTATTGAACGGGTGATTCTGTCGCGCGAGTTGTCGCTGGATGAGATTGAGGAAATTCGCCAAAAAGTGCCCGAAATGGAGCTGGAGGTGTTTGTCCACGGTGCGCTGTGTATTGCTTATTCCGGTCGTTGTTTGTTGTCTGGCTACTTGAATCGCCGTGACCCGAATCAAGGTACCTGTACCAATGCGTGTCGTTGGGAATACAAAACGCATGAAGGTAGAACCGATATTACCGGGGATGTGGTGCCGCGCGATGCCAGTATATGGACGCCGGCACAGAATAAAATTGCGAGCGATTCTGTCGATTCTTCCACGGGTATTAACCCCGTACTGGGCGAAGGGCTGCCCGTTGATGGCGTCTATTTATTGGAAGACCCCAACCGGCCGGGTGAGCTGATGCCTGCGTGGGAAGATGAACACGGCACTTACATCATGAATTCGCGTGATTTGCGCGCCATTCAGCATGTAAAACGCCTGACAGAAATGGGCGTGCATTCCCTGAAAATAGAAGGCCGTACTAAATCCCATTATTACGTTGCTCGTACCGCGCAAACTTACCGTCAAGCGATAGAAGATGCCGTGGCTGGGCGTGATTTCAACCCGTCGTTACTGCATGATCTGGATAATCTGGCCAACCGAGGTTATACCGAGGGTTTCTATCGGCGGCATACTCATGACAGTTACCAGAACTACGATCAGGGTCGCTCGATGTCGACGCAGCAGCAGTTTGTGGGTGAGGCCTTAGGGATTGATAATGGTCGCTTGGTGATCAAGGCTAAAAACAAATTCAGTCGTGGGGATGTGCTTGAGCTTATGACGCCGGAAGGTAACGTGCGTTTTGCCTTGGAGGATGTGCGACTACAGAAAAACGGCAAGGACCTCGACGTAGTACCGGGTTCAGACTACATGGTTACGGTGGCCTTGCCTGTGTCTCTGTCGGCATCAGCAGGCGAGTTTGGTTTGCTGATGCGCGACCTTTAG
- a CDS encoding DUF3482 domain-containing protein yields MTVKIPHLCVVGHPNKGKSSIVSTLVENDSVQVGVESGTTRSANTFEFRMQGQVLLALTDTPGFQRARQVLAWLEAATVSPAQRPERVKAFLAHPEHATQFPDEVQLLTPIMAGAGILYVVDAGQPVTAADEAEMEILRWTGQPRMAVVNPMTPAEERTEWLTTLSQFFQWVRVFNPLTATMPARQSLLRAMGELSQGWSAPIKDLCVRLERRDQQRLRDVSLMLAQYWCEQMACREPVSALSRALHNSPDALLRQRLDQAEQDWFKQLLGDWGHSNASVDSIAQWDIDQDHLMNTETWYLWGLKQRQLLAVSGAAGAAAGLVVDAGLGGASLMLGAVSGGILGSAGGWWASKQLPGKRLGFLPLVRQKDFVGPVKHPNFPLVVMARAMTFVQQLWLRPHAERTRLALRTGAHEWQQNEQVQLLRWAQRVQSERWNDKQQQALTSWIEQALEQRLQSALKTETEAVWLAH; encoded by the coding sequence GTGACTGTGAAAATACCTCATTTGTGTGTAGTAGGGCATCCCAACAAGGGCAAGTCCTCTATCGTCTCGACGCTGGTTGAGAACGACAGCGTGCAGGTGGGCGTTGAGTCTGGCACGACTCGCTCGGCTAATACCTTTGAATTTCGCATGCAAGGCCAAGTGTTGCTTGCGCTGACCGACACGCCCGGATTTCAGCGTGCGCGCCAAGTGCTGGCGTGGTTGGAAGCTGCAACAGTTTCCCCGGCGCAACGCCCTGAGCGGGTTAAGGCGTTTCTGGCGCATCCCGAGCACGCCACGCAATTTCCCGATGAAGTGCAACTGCTGACGCCCATTATGGCCGGAGCAGGGATCTTATATGTAGTGGATGCTGGCCAGCCAGTGACGGCGGCAGATGAAGCCGAGATGGAGATTTTGCGTTGGACCGGGCAGCCGCGAATGGCGGTGGTGAATCCGATGACGCCCGCTGAGGAGCGTACCGAGTGGTTAACTACCTTGAGCCAGTTTTTTCAATGGGTTCGTGTCTTCAATCCGTTAACGGCCACCATGCCGGCACGTCAATCACTGTTGCGGGCGATGGGTGAGTTGTCGCAAGGCTGGTCTGCACCGATCAAGGACTTATGTGTGCGACTCGAACGGCGCGATCAGCAGCGCTTGCGCGATGTCAGTCTTATGTTGGCACAGTATTGGTGCGAGCAGATGGCCTGTCGCGAGCCAGTGAGTGCATTGTCGCGCGCGTTACACAACTCGCCGGATGCCTTGTTACGCCAGCGCTTGGACCAAGCAGAACAGGACTGGTTTAAGCAATTGCTGGGTGACTGGGGGCATAGCAATGCCAGCGTGGACAGCATCGCCCAGTGGGATATTGACCAAGATCATCTAATGAATACCGAAACTTGGTATCTTTGGGGCTTAAAGCAACGCCAGTTGTTGGCGGTCAGCGGCGCTGCGGGCGCCGCAGCAGGATTGGTCGTGGATGCAGGCCTAGGTGGGGCGTCTTTGATGTTGGGCGCAGTCTCGGGCGGGATTCTCGGTTCCGCAGGAGGCTGGTGGGCCAGTAAGCAGTTACCCGGCAAGCGATTGGGTTTTCTGCCGTTGGTTAGACAGAAAGACTTTGTGGGGCCGGTGAAACACCCAAACTTTCCGCTGGTGGTGATGGCGCGTGCAATGACCTTTGTGCAGCAGCTGTGGTTACGACCTCATGCGGAGCGTACTCGCTTGGCCTTGCGTACTGGGGCGCATGAATGGCAACAGAACGAGCAGGTGCAATTGTTGCGCTGGGCACAGCGGGTACAGAGCGAGCGGTGGAACGATAAGCAGCAGCAAGCATTAACTTCTTGGATAGAGCAGGCTCTAGAGCAGCGCCTGCAGAGTGCCCTTAAAACAGAGACGGAAGCCGTATGGTTGGCGCATTAA
- a CDS encoding DUF2868 domain-containing protein, whose translation MVFGVLLAIAGLSYSPDGRINIMLVWLLWAALPLLGVVLSVLLMARSGSVPWIVRLLPVSTYWRPTDEQRWYLLWVLHALWALAALGLVATFLLLLVFTDLAFGWSSTVINSADGVVQWVAVVSWPWRGFWESAVPTAEVLSATRFVRIDQAASGISEAAAWWPFLLANVVFYNLLPRVALSACCWVRWRWYSRQAVKVSSMGGSLGTDASANAAITEGTLADWSAAEAIYWEHPVPVSFPSSHQMGLASWQHDQQVWDALKASRPAAILWHVSAGRSPVAELGDLIVEAGREWQPAQALLAHQDSNTVPDRHIASWRAFARQHRLVWISL comes from the coding sequence ATGGTATTCGGTGTATTGCTGGCTATTGCGGGTTTGAGTTATTCGCCCGATGGTCGCATCAACATCATGCTGGTCTGGTTGTTGTGGGCGGCGCTGCCTTTATTGGGCGTGGTGTTGTCGGTGTTGCTGATGGCGCGCTCAGGTTCCGTTCCGTGGATTGTGCGATTGTTACCGGTGTCGACGTATTGGCGACCGACTGATGAACAGCGTTGGTATCTGCTGTGGGTGCTACATGCCTTGTGGGCGCTTGCGGCGCTTGGCCTTGTCGCGACTTTTTTGCTCTTATTGGTTTTTACGGATTTGGCCTTCGGGTGGAGTTCTACGGTAATCAATAGTGCGGATGGTGTTGTGCAGTGGGTTGCCGTGGTTAGCTGGCCATGGCGAGGTTTTTGGGAGTCTGCAGTGCCGACGGCAGAGGTGTTGTCAGCGACGCGCTTCGTCCGCATCGATCAAGCGGCAAGTGGCATTTCCGAAGCCGCAGCCTGGTGGCCTTTTTTGTTGGCGAACGTCGTGTTCTATAATTTATTGCCGCGAGTGGCTCTGTCGGCCTGTTGTTGGGTGCGCTGGCGGTGGTACAGCCGCCAAGCGGTAAAGGTGTCTTCTATGGGGGGCTCTTTGGGTACTGATGCCTCCGCTAATGCAGCGATCACCGAAGGGACTCTGGCCGACTGGAGTGCAGCAGAAGCTATTTATTGGGAGCATCCGGTGCCCGTATCTTTTCCGTCGAGTCACCAAATGGGCTTGGCGTCGTGGCAGCACGATCAGCAAGTGTGGGACGCGTTAAAAGCGTCTCGTCCGGCCGCTATCCTGTGGCATGTTTCTGCTGGGCGCTCTCCGGTTGCTGAGCTGGGGGACTTGATCGTGGAAGCGGGGCGCGAATGGCAGCCCGCGCAGGCTTTGCTAGCGCATCAAGACAGTAACACTGTGCCGGATAGGCATATCGCCAGTTGGCGGGCGTTCGCACGGCAGCATCGCCTTGTATGGATTTCATTGTGA
- a CDS encoding riboflavin synthase subunit alpha, producing the protein MFTGIVQGKATIVKRVPDQDLVRLAVEFPSGSVDDVKRGASIALNGVCLTVVTQQGNQIDFDVMQTSLQLTSLGVCQEGDQVNFERAMRAADEVGGHLLSGHVAAMGRITKIETLGHGKMLHVEVPEPLRPYLFSKGYIGVDGASLTIVDVTANGFTISLIPETLDVTVLGGAAEGTPVNIEIDSQTRAVVDTVERVLAQRLQS; encoded by the coding sequence ATGTTTACAGGTATAGTTCAGGGGAAGGCAACGATCGTCAAGCGGGTTCCGGATCAGGACCTCGTGCGGCTGGCGGTGGAATTTCCGTCCGGCAGTGTGGACGATGTCAAACGGGGTGCGTCAATTGCGTTAAATGGCGTGTGCCTGACTGTTGTGACACAGCAAGGTAACCAGATTGATTTTGATGTCATGCAAACGTCTTTGCAACTCACGTCTTTAGGCGTGTGCCAAGAAGGTGATCAGGTGAACTTTGAGCGTGCCATGCGGGCGGCTGACGAGGTGGGTGGGCATCTATTGTCGGGCCATGTCGCAGCGATGGGGCGTATCACCAAGATCGAAACCTTGGGCCATGGCAAGATGCTGCACGTAGAGGTGCCTGAGCCACTTCGGCCGTACCTGTTCAGCAAAGGTTATATTGGGGTCGACGGCGCATCTCTGACGATCGTCGATGTTACCGCCAATGGATTTACCATCAGCTTGATACCAGAAACGCTTGACGTGACGGTGTTGGGTGGCGCTGCTGAAGGAACGCCAGTCAATATTGAAATTGATAGCCAGACCCGTGCCGTGGTAGACACGGTAGAGCGGGTCTTAGCTCAGCGATTGCAAAGCTGA
- a CDS encoding DUF2185 domain-containing protein — protein MSEYVRSATAMSQGHLCLASSMILNEQPLPIRFFYKENPNHANDTGFRFYSGLESDEFLLQEGSALVAPLDCLERLDPSISALIERSDIGSVWERLPGRNDWVPVTDYSIPD, from the coding sequence ATGAGTGAGTATGTTCGGTCAGCTACAGCGATGTCCCAAGGACACCTATGCCTAGCCTCCAGCATGATACTTAACGAGCAGCCGCTACCGATCCGATTTTTTTACAAGGAAAACCCTAATCACGCGAACGATACGGGGTTCAGGTTTTACTCAGGGCTAGAGTCAGATGAGTTCCTCTTGCAGGAAGGCAGCGCCTTGGTTGCGCCGTTGGATTGTCTTGAGCGTCTGGACCCAAGTATTTCAGCGCTGATTGAGCGTTCTGATATCGGTAGTGTGTGGGAGCGTTTGCCAGGCCGTAATGACTGGGTTCCCGTCACTGACTACAGTATTCCCGACTAG
- a CDS encoding PDZ domain-containing protein has product MPSYTITPADPAGHLFAVELHLENPSPKQHFWLPAWIPGSYMIRDFARHVLNMRATLQDGTPVGLQQLDKQTWVAEQPGKQALTLRYQVYAWDLSVRSAYLDQSRAFFNGSSVFLAPRDHESSPCQMTINPPSATVDGQWRVATSMTKHSVNTEGFGSYHCVNYDELIDHPVEISDFAYGQFEVEGVRHDIVLSGRHNADMTRLEQDLAKICQHHIRFWRIPAPVSHYVFMTAVLGNGGGGLEHRASTALMTSRSSLPSKGMTDTTPGYRDYLGLCSHEYFHTWNVKRLKPRVFLPYQLEQESYTELLWWFEGITSYYDDLGVLRAGCISVEHYLERLSQLLTRVVRGPGRLQQSMAESSFNAWTKFYKQDENASNAIVSYYTKGALFALYLDLTIRLGTDGKQSLDDLVRALWQRHSQDGVPEHGIPEVARDVIDCDLSAAFQLGLYGTEDLPLEPLLEQFGVQTTWGTAESLKRAGGQKSHIKEGQCSLGAYFDNHPMGAKARVVLSGSAAHKAGISTGDVIIALDHVQTDAAQIDEQIALRQPGERIDVHLFRRDELRHHVVIAEVGAATTCVLTISDKAATSRWLGV; this is encoded by the coding sequence ATGCCCTCCTATACTATTACACCGGCAGACCCTGCAGGGCATCTGTTTGCGGTGGAATTGCATCTTGAAAACCCTTCACCCAAGCAACACTTTTGGCTACCAGCGTGGATCCCCGGATCCTACATGATTCGGGATTTCGCCCGGCACGTACTGAATATGCGCGCCACCCTGCAGGATGGTACCCCGGTTGGACTGCAACAGCTCGACAAACAGACTTGGGTAGCCGAGCAACCCGGTAAGCAGGCACTTACATTACGCTATCAGGTGTACGCTTGGGACCTGTCCGTGCGCTCTGCTTATCTCGACCAGAGTCGTGCGTTCTTCAATGGCAGCAGTGTGTTTCTTGCCCCGCGCGATCATGAATCCAGCCCATGCCAGATGACCATCAACCCGCCCAGCGCAACGGTCGATGGTCAGTGGCGCGTCGCCACCAGCATGACCAAGCATTCCGTAAACACAGAAGGGTTCGGCAGCTACCATTGCGTAAATTATGATGAGCTGATTGACCACCCCGTGGAAATCAGCGACTTTGCGTATGGCCAATTTGAGGTGGAAGGCGTACGGCATGATATCGTTTTGTCAGGCCGCCATAACGCCGACATGACGCGTCTGGAACAGGATCTTGCCAAAATCTGCCAACACCACATTAGATTCTGGCGGATCCCCGCACCGGTTTCGCACTACGTGTTTATGACAGCTGTCCTTGGTAACGGCGGTGGTGGGCTCGAACATCGTGCCAGCACGGCACTGATGACCAGTCGCAGCAGCCTGCCAAGCAAAGGCATGACGGACACCACTCCAGGCTATCGCGACTATTTAGGTCTGTGCTCCCACGAGTATTTTCATACTTGGAACGTCAAGCGACTCAAGCCACGCGTTTTCCTGCCTTATCAACTGGAACAAGAGAGCTACACCGAGCTTCTGTGGTGGTTCGAGGGCATTACCTCTTACTACGATGACCTTGGCGTACTGCGCGCCGGTTGCATCAGTGTGGAGCACTATTTGGAACGCCTCAGTCAATTGCTGACGCGCGTTGTGCGAGGACCCGGTCGCCTGCAACAAAGTATGGCCGAAAGCAGTTTCAACGCTTGGACGAAGTTTTATAAGCAAGACGAAAACGCCAGCAATGCCATTGTCAGCTATTACACCAAAGGCGCCTTGTTTGCCCTCTATCTGGACCTGACCATTCGACTGGGCACCGATGGCAAGCAATCGCTGGATGATTTAGTGCGCGCGTTATGGCAACGTCATTCACAAGACGGCGTTCCAGAGCATGGCATACCAGAGGTTGCCCGCGATGTGATCGACTGCGATCTCTCAGCGGCCTTCCAGCTCGGACTCTATGGCACTGAAGACCTCCCGCTTGAGCCCTTGCTAGAACAATTTGGCGTACAGACCACGTGGGGCACCGCGGAGTCGCTAAAGCGCGCAGGGGGGCAAAAGAGCCATATCAAAGAGGGGCAATGCAGCCTTGGCGCATACTTTGATAACCACCCCATGGGTGCCAAAGCCCGTGTAGTGCTCAGTGGCAGCGCCGCCCACAAAGCGGGTATTTCAACCGGCGACGTTATCATTGCGCTCGACCACGTACAAACTGACGCGGCCCAGATTGACGAACAGATTGCTCTGCGGCAGCCGGGTGAGCGCATAGATGTGCACTTGTTTCGCCGCGACGAACTACGCCATCATGTTGTGATCGCCGAAGTAGGCGCCGCAACGACTTGCGTGTTGACCATTTCAGATAAGGCAGCGACAAGCCGCTGGTTAGGCGTCTGA
- a CDS encoding DUF1499 domain-containing protein, producing the protein MSTIAIVLLIIATLFLILRVVIIPNAPAKALGLTAEGTLQPCPTTPNCVSSQTDKVSAYVAPLTLEGSMDEAMPRLRRVLAQVGPHEIKTESADYLHAVFITPLMGYRDDVEFLLDRSAGVMHVRSASRLGRKDFNVNRTRVEAIRSAL; encoded by the coding sequence ATGAGCACAATTGCAATCGTGTTACTCATCATCGCAACACTGTTTCTTATTTTGCGCGTCGTCATCATTCCCAATGCTCCGGCCAAGGCTCTCGGCCTAACCGCCGAAGGCACTCTACAGCCCTGCCCAACCACACCCAATTGCGTGTCCAGCCAAACCGACAAGGTGTCGGCCTACGTGGCACCATTGACATTAGAGGGCTCAATGGATGAAGCAATGCCCCGACTGCGCAGAGTTTTGGCTCAAGTCGGACCACATGAGATCAAGACTGAATCAGCCGACTACCTACACGCCGTCTTTATCACACCACTAATGGGGTATCGTGATGACGTGGAGTTTCTATTGGATCGAAGCGCGGGTGTTATGCACGTACGCAGTGCCTCTCGACTCGGCCGGAAAGACTTCAATGTCAACCGAACTCGAGTCGAGGCCATCCGCAGTGCCCTTTAA
- a CDS encoding lysoplasmalogenase has translation MEQSRSILWFYVIWCMAALGYVLNVYFTWFIPEVNWVLKPLPVLLLLFWVWRSVPAEEPLKLWLMVALGLSSIGDIVLLIPGQFIVGLAAFLLAHLVYLKVFAHSASMAHIRWLVIIVIICAGLLGGYLILPDLNGQMYFAVLAYMVTLGAMAIAATLCKRVHWIAIPGVLLFMFSDTVLGYSTLVSAIDNSDVVVMVSYYLAQFCLAHALIWYREPEEDPFAVA, from the coding sequence GTGGAGCAGTCTCGTTCTATTTTGTGGTTTTACGTTATCTGGTGTATGGCTGCACTGGGCTATGTGCTGAATGTGTACTTCACATGGTTTATCCCCGAAGTGAATTGGGTGCTTAAACCCTTGCCGGTGTTGCTGTTACTGTTTTGGGTGTGGCGCAGCGTGCCAGCGGAAGAGCCACTGAAACTCTGGCTGATGGTCGCGTTAGGGCTGTCGTCGATCGGCGATATTGTATTGCTGATACCGGGGCAGTTTATTGTCGGCTTGGCAGCCTTTTTATTGGCTCACTTGGTCTACCTGAAGGTCTTTGCTCACTCGGCTTCTATGGCACACATTCGGTGGCTGGTGATCATTGTGATCATTTGCGCGGGCTTGCTGGGTGGGTACCTCATTTTGCCTGATCTGAACGGGCAAATGTACTTCGCTGTGTTGGCGTACATGGTCACCTTAGGTGCCATGGCGATTGCAGCCACGCTGTGTAAGCGTGTGCACTGGATCGCTATACCCGGTGTTTTGCTGTTTATGTTTTCCGACACGGTATTGGGCTACAGCACGTTGGTGTCGGCGATCGACAACTCCGATGTGGTGGTTATGGTCAGTTATTATTTAGCGCAGTTCTGCCTGGCACATGCGTTAATCTGGTATCGCGAACCCGAAGAAGACCCGTTTGCCGTCGCTTAA
- a CDS encoding adenosylcobalamin-dependent ribonucleoside-diphosphate reductase, with protein sequence MTETIRADHSVQIAYQDASLDIWDKKYRLKDGRGNNVDADMHGSFARVAEAIAAVETTKAKQKQWETKFLWALENGAIPAGRILSNAGALEHKPATSTINCTVSGTVEDSMDGILQKVHEAGLTLKAGCGIGYEFSTLRPRNAFVSGAGAYTSGPLSFMDIYDRMCFTVSSAGGRRGAQMATFDVGHPDVQEFVKAKREDGRLRQFNLSLLITDEFMKSVIDDSDWPLAFPVSAKEAQRDQLDLNDTNQVVWRDWHVKEPYLQNDSEQVAFRVYKTIKARHLWNAIMSSTYDYAEPGFILIDKVNEMNNNWFCETIRATNPCGEQPLPPYGSCLLGSVNLTKFIENPFTAEARFNWDKFDEVVSIFTRMLDNVVEINGLPLEQQRIEITTKRRHGMGYLGLGSTITMLGMKYGDEASVEFTERVTKAMALTGWRAALDLAKEKGPAPIMEQEFELTPEMLRKRPELKADGYQVGDKLPGRILHAKYSRYMQQLGKEDPELISELAKIGARFTHHSSIAPTGTISLSIANNASNGIEPSFAHHYSRNVIREGRKTKEKVDVFSFELLAYRELVNPAAMPYTEEEANKLPDYFITSDDIKPKQHVDIQAAAQKWIDSSISKTANVPTDYPYEDFKDIYLYAYEKGLKGCTTFRFNPEAFQGVLVKEKDLENTTYRFQLEDGSTIELKGNDKVEYDGEQHTAANLFDALKEGYYGKF encoded by the coding sequence ATGACAGAAACCATTCGGGCAGATCACTCCGTGCAAATCGCTTATCAAGACGCTTCCCTCGACATTTGGGACAAGAAATACCGCCTAAAAGACGGCCGGGGCAACAACGTTGACGCCGACATGCACGGTTCTTTCGCGCGCGTCGCCGAAGCCATCGCCGCGGTCGAAACAACCAAAGCAAAGCAGAAACAGTGGGAAACGAAATTCCTCTGGGCGCTAGAAAATGGCGCTATTCCAGCGGGTCGCATCCTGTCAAATGCTGGCGCACTGGAACACAAGCCCGCCACGTCCACCATTAACTGCACCGTCTCTGGTACAGTGGAAGACTCCATGGACGGCATTCTGCAGAAAGTGCACGAAGCAGGCCTAACGCTGAAAGCGGGTTGCGGTATCGGCTATGAGTTCTCTACTTTGCGCCCACGCAACGCCTTTGTCAGTGGCGCAGGAGCCTACACCTCTGGCCCACTGTCGTTTATGGATATCTATGACCGTATGTGCTTCACCGTGTCTTCGGCCGGTGGCCGTCGCGGCGCGCAAATGGCAACGTTCGACGTTGGCCACCCGGACGTACAAGAATTCGTTAAAGCCAAGCGTGAAGACGGTCGCTTGCGCCAGTTCAACCTCTCGTTACTGATCACCGACGAATTCATGAAGTCGGTCATTGACGACAGCGACTGGCCCCTAGCCTTCCCGGTTTCGGCAAAAGAAGCACAACGCGATCAACTCGATCTGAATGACACCAACCAAGTAGTGTGGCGCGATTGGCACGTCAAGGAACCCTACTTGCAAAACGACAGCGAGCAGGTAGCGTTCCGCGTCTACAAGACCATCAAGGCGCGCCATCTGTGGAACGCCATCATGTCGTCCACTTACGACTATGCAGAGCCTGGCTTCATCTTGATCGATAAGGTCAACGAGATGAACAACAACTGGTTCTGTGAAACCATTCGCGCCACCAACCCCTGTGGTGAGCAACCGCTGCCTCCTTATGGCAGCTGCCTGCTTGGCTCCGTCAATCTGACCAAGTTCATCGAAAACCCCTTTACCGCCGAAGCACGCTTCAACTGGGACAAATTCGATGAAGTCGTGAGCATTTTCACGCGGATGCTCGACAACGTGGTTGAAATCAACGGTTTGCCGCTGGAACAGCAGCGCATTGAAATCACTACTAAGCGCCGTCACGGCATGGGTTATTTGGGCTTGGGCTCGACCATCACCATGTTGGGTATGAAGTACGGTGATGAGGCTTCCGTAGAATTCACCGAACGAGTGACCAAAGCCATGGCCTTAACTGGATGGCGTGCCGCTTTGGACTTGGCCAAAGAAAAAGGTCCGGCTCCTATTATGGAGCAGGAATTCGAGCTGACGCCGGAAATGCTGCGCAAGCGTCCTGAACTGAAGGCCGATGGCTATCAGGTTGGGGACAAACTCCCTGGCCGCATTCTGCATGCCAAGTACAGCCGTTATATGCAGCAGCTGGGTAAAGAAGACCCCGAGCTGATCAGCGAACTGGCTAAGATCGGCGCGCGCTTCACACACCACAGTTCCATTGCGCCTACCGGCACCATTTCGTTGTCCATCGCCAACAATGCCAGCAATGGTATTGAGCCTAGCTTTGCCCACCATTACTCACGTAATGTGATTCGCGAAGGCCGGAAAACCAAAGAGAAAGTCGACGTCTTCTCGTTCGAATTGCTCGCTTATCGTGAACTGGTGAACCCGGCGGCCATGCCATACACCGAGGAAGAAGCGAATAAGTTGCCGGATTACTTCATTACTTCGGACGACATCAAGCCAAAGCAGCACGTCGACATTCAAGCCGCCGCGCAAAAGTGGATTGACTCTTCTATCTCTAAGACCGCTAACGTACCGACGGATTATCCTTATGAAGACTTTAAAGACATCTACCTCTATGCGTATGAGAAAGGTCTCAAAGGCTGCACCACCTTCCGTTTTAACCCTGAAGCATTCCAGGGTGTTCTGGTCAAAGAGAAAGACCTCGAAAACACCACCTACCGATTCCAGCTGGAAGACGGCAGCACCATCGAACTGAAGGGTAACGACAAGGTAGAGTACGACGGCGAACAACACACCGCCGCCAACCTATTCGACGCCCTCAAAGAAGGCTACTACGGTAAGTTCTAA
- a CDS encoding NrdJb: MTVHKIGKKITGYEVVSAEKAAAEAKASAPQLQQIHESLDRPEVLLGSTYKIKTPMSEHALYVTINDIVLNQGTEHEERWPFEVFINSKNMDHFQWVVALTRVISAVFRKGGDVTFLVDEMKAVFDPQGGYFKPGGKFMPSLVAEIGDAIESHMKMIGLIKDEGLSEHQMKLINEKRAEYEKLNGGSAAKAAAADSGFPPDAHLCNKCNTKAVVILDGCQTCLNCGDSKCG, encoded by the coding sequence ATGACAGTACATAAGATTGGCAAAAAGATAACCGGTTACGAGGTGGTTTCCGCTGAAAAGGCCGCCGCTGAGGCCAAAGCCTCTGCACCGCAACTGCAGCAGATCCATGAATCACTGGATCGGCCAGAAGTGCTTTTGGGTTCAACCTACAAGATCAAGACACCGATGTCGGAACACGCCCTGTACGTGACCATTAATGACATCGTGTTGAATCAAGGAACGGAGCACGAAGAGCGCTGGCCATTTGAGGTGTTCATCAACTCGAAGAACATGGACCACTTTCAATGGGTAGTTGCCCTGACTCGGGTCATCTCGGCGGTGTTCCGCAAAGGTGGTGACGTAACCTTCTTAGTGGACGAAATGAAAGCCGTGTTCGATCCACAAGGCGGTTACTTCAAGCCAGGCGGTAAGTTCATGCCATCCTTGGTGGCGGAGATTGGTGACGCCATCGAAAGCCACATGAAAATGATCGGCTTGATCAAAGACGAAGGTCTGAGCGAACATCAGATGAAGTTGATCAATGAAAAACGCGCCGAGTATGAAAAGCTGAACGGCGGCTCGGCGGCTAAGGCTGCAGCGGCCGACTCGGGCTTCCCACCGGATGCTCACCTGTGCAACAAGTGCAACACGAAAGCCGTAGTCATTCTGGACGGCTGCCAGACGTGTTTGAATTGTGGCGACTCTAAATGCGGCTGA
- a CDS encoding cold-shock protein yields MSGQTITGTVKWFNDEKGFGFIEREGGTDVFVHFRAINGTGRRSLSEGQQVTFEVTQGQKGPQAENVTPL; encoded by the coding sequence ATGTCAGGTCAAACTATTACCGGCACAGTAAAATGGTTCAACGATGAGAAAGGTTTCGGCTTCATCGAGCGTGAAGGCGGTACAGACGTATTCGTTCATTTCCGTGCAATCAACGGTACTGGTCGTCGCTCTCTGTCAGAAGGCCAGCAAGTTACTTTCGAAGTAACCCAAGGTCAGAAAGGCCCACAGGCTGAGAACGTAACTCCTCTGTAA